The following proteins are encoded in a genomic region of Oncorhynchus kisutch isolate 150728-3 linkage group LG4, Okis_V2, whole genome shotgun sequence:
- the grm3 gene encoding metabotropic glutamate receptor 3, which translates to MLSRISTVLLAVLCRCVLVSLGVDPPHPRREIRIEGDLVLGGLFPVHEKGGGIEECGRVNEDRGIQRLEAMLFAIDRINSDPTLLPGVSLGVHILDTCSRDTYALEQALEFVRASLTKVDDTEFICPDGSYALQEDIPLAIAGVIGGSYSSVSIQVANLLRLFQIPQISYASTSAKLSDKTRYDYFARTVPPDFYQAKAMAEILRLFNWTYVSTVASEGDYGETGIEAFEQEARMRNICIATSEKVGRSNAKKSYEAVIRQLLQKPNARVAVLFLRSDDARELLSAAARLNTTFIWVASDGWGAQESIVKGNEATANGAITLELAANPVPAFNRYFLSLDPINNHRNPWYREFWEQKFQCSLGGGGGGVGAGAGAGAVGSGGTVSLSLPPCEKGVLVDDSNFEPESKIMFVVNAVYAVAHALDKMQRTLCSNTSKLCDSMKALDGRKLYRDYLLNISFTAPFSPPGIETVVKFDAYGDGMGRYNIFSYQHNADRYGYVPIGEWAETLSLSSDLIRWPREMVPSSQCSDPCARNEMKKMQAGEYCCWICTACEAHEYLADEFTCSPCAPGQWPSEDLTSCYDLPEDYIMWEDAWAIGPISIAVVGFLCTSLVFWVFVRHNSTPLVKASGRELCYILLLGVFMSYSLTFLFLAKPSPAICAMRRLGLSTSFAVCYSALLTKTNRIARIFSGVKDGGGTTKPRFISPTSQVFICLSLISVQLVMVSVWLLLEVPGTRRFTLPERRQTVILKCNVRDSSMLLSLGYDVLLVILCTVYAFKTRKCPENFNEAKFIGFTMYTTCIIWLAFLPIFYVTSSDYRVQTTTMCISVSLSGFVVLGCMFAPKVHIIMFQPQKNVTSLRLNINRFSVSGPATTYASHASVSAQYVPTVCNGREIVDSTTSSL; encoded by the exons atgTTATCCCGCATCTCTACAGTCCTCCTAGCTGTGTTGTGTCGGTGTGTGCTAGTGTCTCTGGGGGTGGACCCCCCTCACCCCCGTCGAGAGATCCGGATCGAGGGAGACCTGGTCTTGGGGGGGCTGTTCCCAGTCCATGAGaaggggggagggatagaggagtgtgGGAGGGTGAACGAGGACAGAGGGATCCAGAGGTTGGAGGCCATGCTGTTTGCTATAGACAGGATCAACTCTGATCCTACTCTACTGCCTGGAGTCAGTCTGGGAGTTCACATACTGGACACCTGTTCTAGAGATACATACGCACTGGAACAG GCGCTGGAGTTTGTGCGTGCATCTCTGACCAAGGTGGACGATACAGAGTTTATCTGTCCTGATGGATCCTACGCTCTACAGGAAGACATTCCCCTGGCCATTGCTGGAGTTATAGGAGGATCCTATAGCAGTGTGtctatacag GTGGCCAACCTGCTGCGCCTCTTTCAGATCCCTCAGATCAGCTATGCCTCCACTAGCGCCAAGCTCAGCGACAAGACACGCTATGACTACTTTGCCCGCACGGTGCCCCCTGACTTCTACCAGGCCAaggccatggcagagatcttgcGGCTGTTCAACTGGACCTACGTGTCCACGGTGGCATCAGAGGGAGACTACGGAGAGACGGGCATTGAGGCCTTTGAACAGGAAGCCCGTATGAGGAACATCTGCATCGCTACCTCTGAGAAG GTGGGCCGCTCTAACGCTAAGAAGTCCTATGAGGCAGTGATCAGGCAGCTCCTCCAGAAGCCCAACGCCCGCGTAGCTGTCCTCTTCCTGCGCAGCGATGACGCTCGGGAACTGCTCTCTGCCGCCGCACGACTCAACACCACCTTCATCTGGGTGGCCAGTGACGGCTGGGGGGCACAGGAGAgcattgtcaagggcaatgaggCCACAGCCAACGGGGCCATCACCCTGGAGCTGGCGGCCAATCCCGTGCCGGCATTCAACCGCTACTTCCTGTCTCTGGATCCAATCAACAACCACCGCAACCCCTGGTACCGAGAATTCTGGGAGCAGAAGTTCCAGTGCTCGcttggaggagggggtggaggagtagGAGCTGGGGCAGGGGCAGGAGCAGTAGGGTCAGGGggaactgtgtctctctctctccctccctgtgagaAGGGTGTGTTGGTGGATGATAGTAACTTTGAGCCGGAGTCCAAGATCATGTTTGTGGTGAATGCGGTATATGCTGTGGCCCACGCCCTCGATAAGATGCAGAGAACACTGTGTTCCAACACCAGCAAGCTCTGTGACAGCATGAAGGCTCTGGATGGACGCAAGCTCTACAGAGACTACCTTCTCAACATCAGCTTCACAG ctcccttctctcctcccggTATTGAGACCGTGGTGAAGTTTGATGCCTATGGCGACGGAATGGGACGCTACAACATCTTCAGTTACCAGCACAACGCTGATCGCTACGGTTACGTGCCCATCGGTGAGTGGGCGGAGACTCTGAGCCTGAGCAGTGACCTGATTCGCTGGCCAAGGGAGATGGTGCCCTCATCCCAGTGCAGCGACCCGTGTGCCCGCAACGAGATGAAAAAGATGCAGGCtg GAGAGTACTGTTGTTGGATCTGTACGGCGTGTGAGGCTCATGAATACCTAGCTGATGAGTTCACCTGTTCGCCCTGCGCCCCTGGCCAGTGGCCCAGTGAAGACCTCACTTCCTGTTACGACCTGCCTGAGGACTACATCATGTGGGAGGACGCCTGGGCTATCGGACCAATCAGCATCGCTGTTGTTGG GTTCCTGTGTACATCTCTGGTGTTCTGGGTGTTTGTGAGACACAACAGCACGCCCCTGGTGAAGGCGTCAGGCAGAGAGTTGTGTTACATTCTCCTGCTGGGTGTCTTCATGTCCTACTCCCTCACCTTCCTCTTCCTGGCCAAGCCCTCGCCTGCTATCTGCGCCATGCGACGCCTCGGCCTCAGCACCTCATTTGCTGTCTGCTACTCTGCCCTGCTCACCAAGACCAATCGGATCGCCCGGATCTTCAGTGGGGTGAAGGACGGGGGCGGGACCACGAAGCCGCGCTTCATAAGCCCCACATCGCAG gtgtttaTCTGTCTCAGCCTGATATCGGTCCAGTTAGTGATGGTGTCTGTGTGGTTGCTGCTGGAGGTTCCTGGTACCAGGAGGTTTACGTTACCGGAGCGACGGCAGACAGTGATCCTGAAGTGTAACGTCCGTGACTCCAGCATGCTGCTGTCGCTAGGATACGACGTGCTCCTGGTCATCCTGTGTACTGT GTACGCCTTCAAGACCAGGAAGTGTCCAGAGAACTTCAACGAGGCTAAGTTCATAGGTTTCACCATGTACACAACCTGTATCATCTGGCTAGCCTTCCTGCCCATATTCTACGTCACATCCAGTGACTACAGG gTCCAGACCACCACCATGTGTATCTCTGTCAGTCTTAGTGGCTTTGTGGTGCTGGGCTGTATGTTCGCTCCCAAGGTCCACATCATCATGTTCCAACCACAGAAGAACGTCACCAGTCTCCGCCTCAATATCAACCGCTTCAGTGTCAGTGGTCCTGCCACCACATACGCTTCACACG caTCAGTGAGTGCCCAGTACGTACCGACAGTGTGTAATGGGAGAGAGATCGTCGACTCCACCACTTCCTCTCTGTGA